One part of the Mesorhizobium sp. M4B.F.Ca.ET.058.02.1.1 genome encodes these proteins:
- a CDS encoding mannose-1-phosphate guanylyltransferase/mannose-6-phosphate isomerase, giving the protein MKVVPVIISGGAGSRLWPASRQSHPKPFLKVADGHSLIQHTALRAASIRDVVELVTVTSREHLFLTTDDFDALEPVVPQRTFLLEPEGRDTAAAVAAAAIHAKAMQGPDVILCIFPADHMIGNVPAFLSAVARAIEHAGQGRIATLGINPTRPDTAFGYIEADGENVVRFVEKPDLETAKAYVASKRFFWNAGIFCFRAQVMLEAMAKHCPAVIDAVVASYEDSHVSRGEGFANIELSSEHFAMAPRISLDHAVMEKAQNLAVVPCDMEWNDIGSWNAMAELVAPDQSGNRIRGDVRMVDTADSFISSDKRVIGTVGVSDLVIVDSPDALLVASRDRVQDVKKLFESLKASGHEAHLLHSTVHRPWGTYTVLEEGERFKIKRIEVKPGRRLSLQMHHHRSEHWVVVSGTAKIINGDEELLLATNQSTYIPCGHKHRLENPGKIDLVIIEVQSGDYLGEDDIVRFDDVYGRA; this is encoded by the coding sequence ATGAAAGTCGTTCCGGTGATCATCAGCGGTGGAGCCGGCTCGCGCCTGTGGCCTGCCTCGCGGCAGTCGCATCCCAAGCCGTTCCTGAAGGTGGCGGACGGACATTCACTGATCCAGCATACCGCGTTGCGCGCCGCCTCGATCAGGGACGTCGTCGAGCTGGTCACGGTGACGTCCAGGGAACACCTCTTCCTCACGACAGACGACTTCGACGCTCTGGAGCCCGTTGTTCCTCAGCGGACCTTCCTGCTCGAGCCTGAGGGCCGCGATACGGCTGCAGCCGTGGCCGCGGCTGCGATCCACGCCAAGGCAATGCAAGGCCCCGACGTCATTCTGTGCATTTTCCCAGCCGACCACATGATCGGAAACGTGCCAGCATTCCTGAGCGCCGTGGCCAGGGCGATCGAGCATGCCGGGCAAGGACGCATCGCGACGCTGGGCATAAATCCGACCAGGCCGGACACGGCCTTCGGCTATATCGAGGCAGACGGCGAAAACGTTGTCCGCTTCGTCGAGAAGCCGGATCTGGAGACGGCCAAGGCCTATGTCGCGTCCAAGCGGTTCTTCTGGAACGCCGGCATTTTCTGCTTCCGCGCGCAGGTCATGCTCGAGGCAATGGCCAAGCATTGCCCCGCGGTGATCGACGCCGTTGTCGCCAGCTACGAGGACAGCCACGTCAGCCGGGGCGAAGGTTTCGCCAACATCGAACTCTCGTCTGAGCATTTCGCCATGGCTCCGCGCATTTCGCTCGACCATGCGGTGATGGAAAAGGCGCAAAACCTGGCCGTCGTTCCCTGCGACATGGAATGGAACGACATTGGATCATGGAACGCGATGGCCGAACTGGTCGCCCCCGACCAGAGCGGCAACCGGATTCGCGGTGACGTTCGCATGGTCGACACCGCGGACAGCTTCATCAGTTCCGACAAACGCGTCATCGGCACTGTCGGCGTCAGTGACCTAGTGATCGTCGATTCCCCGGACGCATTGCTGGTGGCGTCCCGCGACCGCGTCCAGGACGTCAAGAAGCTGTTCGAATCCCTTAAGGCTTCCGGGCATGAGGCGCACTTGCTCCACAGCACCGTGCACCGGCCATGGGGTACTTATACGGTCCTCGAGGAAGGCGAGCGCTTCAAGATCAAGCGCATCGAGGTCAAGCCTGGCCGGCGCCTGAGCCTGCAGATGCATCACCATCGTTCGGAACACTGGGTCGTGGTCAGCGGCACGGCCAAGATAATCAATGGCGACGAGGAACTGCTCCTGGCGACCAATCAGTCGACCTACATTCCTTGTGGCCATAAGCATCGGCTTGAAAACCCGGGCAAGATCGACCTGGTGATTATCGAAGTCCAGAGTGGCGACTATCTGGGCGAGGATGACATCGTGCGCTTTGACGACGTATACGGTCGCGCCTGA
- the gmd gene encoding GDP-mannose 4,6-dehydratase: MTKTALITGVTGQDGAYLAELLLAKGYEVHGLARRSSTADVNTTRLKWLGIEKDVRIVDGNLTDLSGLARTMRDIRPDEVYNLAAQSFVKSSWQQPILTGNVTGIGVTNVLEALRLEIPEARFYQASSSEMYGLIQEPMQSETTPFHPRSPYAVAKLYGHWITINYRESFGLHASSGILFNHESPLRGIEFVTRKVTDAVARIKKGLSRELRLGNIDAKRDWGHSKDYVRAMWLMVQQDVADDYVVATGRTTTVRDMCRIAFEHVGLNIEDHLVIDPDLFRPAEVEILLGNPAKAKAKLGWEATISLEDMIREMVDADLERHTNQPAR; this comes from the coding sequence ATGACAAAAACAGCATTGATAACGGGCGTCACCGGACAGGACGGCGCCTATCTGGCGGAACTGCTGCTCGCCAAAGGCTATGAGGTCCACGGACTTGCGCGGCGATCGAGCACGGCCGACGTCAACACGACACGCCTGAAATGGCTCGGTATCGAGAAGGACGTCAGGATCGTCGACGGAAACCTGACGGATCTTTCCGGCCTGGCCCGAACGATGCGCGACATCAGGCCGGACGAGGTCTACAATCTTGCCGCCCAGTCCTTCGTCAAGTCATCGTGGCAGCAGCCGATCCTGACGGGCAACGTCACCGGCATCGGCGTGACCAACGTGCTTGAGGCGCTTCGCCTCGAAATCCCCGAGGCGCGCTTCTATCAGGCCTCGTCGTCGGAGATGTACGGCCTTATCCAGGAGCCAATGCAGTCGGAAACGACCCCCTTCCATCCCCGCTCGCCCTATGCGGTGGCGAAGCTCTATGGCCACTGGATCACCATCAACTACCGCGAAAGCTTCGGCCTGCATGCCTCGAGCGGCATTCTGTTCAACCACGAATCGCCGCTGCGCGGCATCGAGTTCGTGACACGCAAGGTCACGGATGCGGTCGCGCGCATCAAGAAGGGCCTGTCCAGGGAATTGCGGCTCGGCAATATCGACGCCAAGCGCGACTGGGGCCACTCCAAAGACTATGTCCGCGCCATGTGGCTGATGGTGCAGCAGGATGTGGCGGACGACTATGTCGTGGCCACCGGCAGGACGACGACCGTGCGCGACATGTGCCGCATCGCCTTCGAGCATGTGGGACTCAACATCGAGGACCATCTGGTCATCGACCCCGACCTGTTCAGGCCCGCCGAAGTCGAAATCCTGCTCGGAAATCCGGCAAAGGCAAAGGCCAAGCTGGGGTGGGAAGCGACGATTTCGCTGGAAGACATGATCCGGGAAATGGTGGATGCCGACCTTGAACGTCACACCAACCAGCCCGCACGCTAG
- a CDS encoding GDP-mannose 4,6-dehydratase — MTHRILITGASGFVGSALLQLLARDHGKCEVFAFGHGKGQMNPIDLMDRSAVEAAIRKTRPTALVHLAAVAAPADARNAPRHAWDVNVTGTMNLAESAMRHAPEARFVYVGSSEAYGASFQSAAGRPVTESEPLRPTTVYGATKAAADLMIGQMAYDGLRAVRCRPFNHTGPGQSDAYVVPAFARQVAEIVAGKSEPVIHVGNLEVERDFLDVRDVVRAYARLAMVDVDAEPDCVFNIASGRPRKIRDILDMLIARSGIDIEVRTDPERLRLNDTPFACGDASKARDRLNWRPMVPFEQTIADVFGYWRRMCGAR, encoded by the coding sequence TTGACGCATCGCATTCTGATCACCGGGGCAAGCGGCTTTGTCGGCTCGGCGCTGTTACAGCTGCTCGCGCGAGACCATGGCAAGTGCGAGGTGTTCGCCTTCGGCCACGGCAAGGGGCAGATGAACCCGATCGACCTCATGGACAGGAGCGCGGTCGAGGCAGCGATCCGAAAGACCCGTCCAACAGCGCTTGTGCACCTGGCGGCGGTGGCGGCGCCGGCGGATGCGCGCAACGCGCCGCGACATGCATGGGACGTCAACGTGACGGGGACGATGAACCTCGCCGAATCGGCGATGCGCCATGCTCCGGAGGCCAGGTTCGTCTATGTCGGCAGTTCGGAAGCCTATGGAGCATCGTTCCAAAGTGCTGCCGGCCGGCCGGTGACGGAAAGCGAACCGCTTCGGCCGACGACGGTGTACGGCGCCACCAAGGCCGCCGCGGACCTGATGATCGGGCAGATGGCCTATGACGGGCTGCGGGCAGTCCGCTGCCGGCCGTTCAACCATACCGGCCCCGGCCAGTCCGACGCCTATGTGGTTCCCGCTTTCGCGCGCCAGGTGGCGGAGATCGTGGCGGGTAAAAGCGAGCCGGTCATCCATGTGGGGAATCTGGAGGTCGAGCGGGATTTCCTCGACGTCCGCGACGTCGTGCGCGCCTATGCGCGTCTGGCCATGGTCGACGTCGATGCCGAACCGGACTGTGTCTTCAACATAGCGTCCGGACGCCCCCGCAAGATCCGGGATATCCTCGACATGCTTATCGCGCGGTCGGGCATCGATATCGAGGTGCGCACGGATCCGGAAAGACTGCGGCTCAACGATACGCCCTTCGCATGCGGTGATGCATCGAAGGCGCGCGACAGGCTGAACTGGAGGCCCATGGTGCCATTCGAGCAGACAATCGCCGACGTTTTCGGCTATTGGCGGCGGATGTGCGGCGCCCGTTGA
- a CDS encoding ABC transporter permease, with protein sequence MYRTSHTAGPGQDKRSGHMLPTKTGFLADAFADIGAALTKHHLATTFSWQDVAQRYRRSRVGVFWLTINMGVLIGALGFLFGTLFRTPLEEFLPYICVSLIFWGFIATSINEGCIAFVGAEGIILQVRMPLFTHVLRTLYRNAIILGHNILIYPLVLLAVGRWPTWHVFLALPGFVILSLNLLWIMLILAVLCARYRDMTQVMQNLLQVVMYLTPVMWMPQTLPDGFSQRLVELNPFYHLISVVRDPLLGELPSAISWMACVVFAVVGWMAALALFGSYRHRIPYWL encoded by the coding sequence ATGTATCGAACCTCGCACACAGCCGGGCCTGGGCAGGACAAACGATCGGGACATATGCTGCCGACTAAAACGGGCTTCCTTGCAGATGCGTTCGCCGACATAGGCGCGGCGCTGACGAAACATCACCTCGCGACGACTTTCAGCTGGCAGGACGTGGCCCAGCGCTATCGCCGTTCGCGTGTCGGGGTGTTCTGGCTGACCATCAACATGGGCGTCCTGATCGGCGCGCTCGGGTTCCTCTTCGGCACGCTGTTCCGCACACCCCTGGAGGAGTTTCTCCCCTACATTTGCGTCAGCCTGATCTTCTGGGGATTCATCGCGACGTCGATCAACGAGGGGTGCATCGCCTTTGTCGGCGCCGAGGGCATCATCCTTCAGGTGCGCATGCCACTGTTCACGCATGTGTTGCGGACGCTCTACCGCAACGCAATCATCCTCGGCCACAACATCCTGATATACCCCCTCGTCCTGCTGGCCGTCGGGCGCTGGCCGACATGGCACGTCTTCCTGGCGCTGCCTGGCTTTGTCATTTTGTCGCTCAATCTGCTTTGGATCATGCTCATCCTGGCGGTGTTGTGCGCGCGCTACCGCGACATGACGCAGGTGATGCAGAACCTCCTGCAGGTCGTCATGTACCTGACCCCGGTGATGTGGATGCCGCAAACGCTTCCGGACGGCTTCTCGCAGCGGCTGGTGGAGCTTAATCCCTTCTACCATCTGATCAGCGTCGTGCGGGACCCGCTTCTGGGCGAATTGCCGTCCGCGATCAGCTGGATGGCGTGCGTCGTGTTCGCGGTCGTCGGCTGGATGGCCGCCCTCGCCCTGTTTGGCAGCTATCGTCATCGCATCCCCTATTGGCTCTGA
- a CDS encoding ABC transporter ATP-binding protein, which translates to MASITLTGVSVEFPVFNAASRSLKNRVLSVATGGAIDRRGDGHVIVRGLEDVSFSLREGDRIGLVGHNGAGKTTLLRVLSGIYKPTSGSALIQGECVSLINISLGIDPEATGRENIRLRAAMMGMRPEELREQYDEIAEFTGLGDFLDMPFRTYSSGMQLRLAFSTSTAIRPEILVMDEWLSTGDEDFKHKADKRLREIVDTTKILVLASHSRELLQNNCNRILWMEHGRVLMDGPANEVLPAYFG; encoded by the coding sequence ATGGCTTCCATCACATTGACCGGCGTCTCGGTCGAATTTCCGGTGTTCAACGCGGCAAGCCGCTCCCTCAAGAACAGGGTGCTCAGTGTCGCGACCGGCGGCGCGATCGACCGCCGTGGGGATGGCCATGTCATCGTGCGCGGCCTCGAGGATGTCAGTTTTTCCCTGCGGGAGGGCGACCGGATCGGCCTTGTCGGCCACAACGGCGCCGGCAAGACGACGCTGCTTCGCGTCCTGTCGGGCATCTACAAGCCAACGAGCGGATCCGCCTTGATCCAAGGCGAATGCGTGTCGCTCATCAATATCTCGCTGGGCATTGATCCGGAAGCAACGGGCCGCGAAAACATCAGGTTGCGCGCAGCGATGATGGGCATGCGTCCGGAAGAATTGCGGGAGCAGTATGACGAGATCGCCGAGTTCACCGGATTGGGCGACTTCCTCGACATGCCATTCCGGACCTATTCGTCCGGCATGCAGCTTCGCCTGGCATTCTCAACGTCCACCGCGATCCGGCCGGAGATACTCGTGATGGACGAATGGCTTTCGACCGGCGACGAGGATTTCAAGCACAAGGCCGACAAGCGGCTGCGCGAGATCGTCGACACGACCAAGATTCTCGTCCTTGCAAGCCACTCGCGCGAACTGCTGCAGAACAATTGCAACCGAATCCTGTGGATGGAACACGGCCGCGTGCTGATGGACGGCCCTGCCAATGAGGTGCTCCCGGCCTATTTTGGTTGA
- a CDS encoding glycosyltransferase, translating to MILRHPLSILIANIYLTGRSGTEIVTRELAFALMRAGHRPIVYAPELGPIAQEIRARGIPVTDDISTIAAEVDIIHGNHTQVTAIAAARFPNAPIVYFTHDFVAWHSAPPLLANVRKYVAVDDTVAERLQSEAGIPADRIVTLLNAVDTDRFAPGPPLPGRPRRALAFAKNAQHLSAVRAACEKRGIELDVIGEAVGNIVDEPETLLPQYDLAFASALSALEAMACGRAVIVCDGRGLAGMARSENWDTWRRRNFGLRALQQRLSPKAIAAEIDRYDAADAAEISRRTRQEASLSKWLDACLSLYGEAIGQHRAAPAASYASNLSLARHMQTWLPKPGRPAWPWMAEREELLTRLARLPAGLEPVKANEPVSLALADEPEKFVRLTGFGAVESWGVWTDGELAMVEFEIAYGPAPTSLRLVLEPFLHAHRSEVAAELFINGTSIERRLFAARQDWKVALPPGSLLARHLTIGLRIENPASPRQLGLSSDERRLGLGLRLIELGG from the coding sequence ATGATACTCAGACACCCGCTGTCGATCCTGATCGCCAACATATATCTGACGGGCCGTTCGGGAACCGAGATCGTCACCCGGGAGCTCGCATTCGCCCTCATGCGCGCAGGGCACAGGCCGATCGTCTATGCGCCCGAGTTGGGACCGATCGCCCAGGAGATCCGGGCGCGCGGCATTCCCGTCACTGACGACATCTCGACCATCGCCGCGGAGGTCGACATCATCCACGGCAACCACACCCAGGTCACCGCAATCGCCGCGGCGCGCTTCCCGAATGCTCCCATCGTTTACTTCACCCACGATTTCGTCGCCTGGCACAGCGCGCCGCCGCTTCTCGCCAATGTCCGCAAATATGTCGCCGTCGACGATACGGTTGCCGAGCGGCTGCAGTCCGAAGCGGGCATTCCGGCCGACCGCATCGTCACGCTGCTCAACGCCGTCGACACTGACCGTTTCGCGCCTGGGCCGCCGCTGCCGGGACGTCCGCGCCGCGCCCTGGCTTTCGCCAAGAACGCGCAGCATCTGAGCGCGGTGCGGGCAGCCTGCGAGAAGCGGGGCATCGAGCTGGATGTGATAGGAGAAGCCGTAGGCAACATCGTCGACGAGCCCGAAACCCTGCTGCCGCAATACGATCTCGCCTTCGCGTCCGCGCTCAGCGCCCTCGAAGCCATGGCCTGCGGCCGCGCGGTCATCGTTTGCGACGGTCGCGGCCTCGCTGGAATGGCTCGCTCCGAGAACTGGGATACATGGCGGCGGCGCAACTTCGGACTGCGGGCGCTGCAGCAGCGCCTCTCGCCCAAGGCGATCGCGGCCGAGATCGATCGCTACGATGCAGCCGACGCAGCCGAAATCTCGAGGCGAACGCGCCAGGAGGCAAGCCTGTCAAAATGGTTGGACGCCTGCCTGTCGCTCTATGGCGAGGCGATCGGTCAACATCGCGCCGCGCCTGCGGCCAGCTACGCGTCGAACCTCTCTTTGGCGCGTCATATGCAGACCTGGCTGCCGAAGCCGGGGCGGCCGGCATGGCCGTGGATGGCGGAGCGCGAGGAGCTTCTGACGCGGCTGGCGCGCTTGCCGGCCGGGCTGGAACCGGTCAAGGCGAACGAGCCGGTTTCATTGGCGCTGGCGGACGAGCCCGAAAAATTTGTGCGCCTGACGGGGTTCGGCGCGGTTGAATCCTGGGGCGTGTGGACCGACGGCGAACTGGCGATGGTCGAATTCGAGATAGCCTACGGCCCTGCGCCAACCTCGCTCAGGCTGGTTCTGGAGCCTTTCCTTCATGCGCACCGCTCGGAAGTCGCCGCCGAGCTTTTCATCAACGGAACGTCCATTGAACGACGGCTGTTCGCGGCGCGGCAAGACTGGAAGGTGGCGCTGCCGCCCGGTTCCTTGCTCGCCCGGCATCTAACCATCGGCCTTCGGATCGAAAATCCGGCAAGTCCACGCCAACTCGGCCTGTCGAGCGATGAACGACGGCTTGGGCTGGGACTGCGCCTGATCGAACTTGGCGGATGA
- a CDS encoding methyltransferase domain-containing protein, which translates to MKKNFEELYKAFEDRFRGSRELVKERLKVYQPLLAQVPRQAEGPCLAIDLGCGRGEWLEVLGEAGLEAVGVDTNARMAQEATDRGHKIELQDALEYLGGRPDSSVAVVSAFHMVEHVPTDYLIELLDECRRVLIDDGLLILETPNPENISVGTHTFHLDPTHKSPLPPALLEFLVGQAGFAETAILRLNGAPMIEAGPIERSLHLMFEVARDYACLARKRAAEGSEALAAFVGTATQQPPADMAQIKQWLRSADDEIVSLSDGFKATMASTAQQIQQLTDNLAAQSEMMRAGNTALTNTVAALGKQLKDIIKDRAVTARDAEIERLRQQIAEQEIASREQVGSKEASIQERDAEIARLRDRETGLAEQVEQLSSLTDAFRNSTSWRLAAPLRGMKQLYRTVLGQPRDHAFPGAPFADPPGQTPGS; encoded by the coding sequence ATGAAAAAGAATTTTGAGGAACTATACAAGGCTTTCGAGGATCGCTTTCGCGGTTCGAGGGAACTCGTCAAGGAACGGCTGAAGGTCTACCAACCCCTTTTGGCGCAAGTGCCGCGACAGGCGGAAGGGCCGTGCCTCGCGATCGATCTCGGCTGCGGGCGCGGCGAGTGGCTGGAGGTGCTTGGCGAGGCCGGGCTGGAAGCGGTTGGCGTGGATACGAACGCGCGCATGGCGCAGGAAGCCACCGACCGTGGCCACAAGATCGAACTGCAGGACGCGCTCGAATATCTCGGCGGCAGGCCGGATAGCAGCGTTGCGGTCGTTTCGGCATTCCACATGGTCGAGCATGTGCCGACCGACTATCTGATAGAGCTGCTGGATGAATGCCGCAGAGTGCTGATCGACGACGGCCTGCTGATCCTGGAAACGCCCAACCCGGAAAACATCTCGGTCGGCACGCATACTTTCCATCTCGACCCAACGCACAAAAGCCCGCTGCCACCGGCTCTGCTCGAATTCCTGGTGGGACAGGCCGGCTTCGCCGAAACAGCGATCCTCAGGCTGAACGGCGCGCCGATGATCGAGGCAGGGCCGATCGAGCGCAGCCTTCATCTCATGTTCGAGGTGGCGCGCGACTATGCCTGCCTGGCAAGAAAGCGTGCGGCGGAGGGATCCGAGGCCCTCGCGGCATTTGTAGGAACCGCAACGCAGCAGCCGCCCGCCGACATGGCACAGATCAAGCAGTGGCTCCGTTCGGCCGATGACGAGATCGTCAGCTTGTCGGACGGCTTCAAGGCGACGATGGCCTCGACTGCGCAGCAAATTCAGCAACTGACCGACAATCTCGCCGCCCAGTCGGAGATGATGCGTGCGGGAAATACGGCGCTCACGAACACGGTTGCCGCTCTCGGCAAGCAACTGAAGGACATCATCAAGGACAGGGCCGTGACCGCGCGCGACGCGGAGATCGAGCGTCTTCGCCAACAAATTGCCGAGCAGGAAATCGCGAGCAGGGAGCAGGTCGGCTCCAAGGAAGCCTCCATCCAGGAACGGGACGCCGAAATCGCCCGCTTGCGTGACAGGGAGACGGGGCTTGCCGAACAGGTCGAGCAACTGTCGAGCCTGACGGATGCCTTCAGGAATTCGACGTCGTGGAGACTTGCGGCTCCCTTGCGGGGGATGAAGCAGCTGTACCGTACAGTTCTCGGGCAGCCGAGGGACCATGCCTTTCCCGGCGCCCCCTTCGCCGACCCGCCAGGGCAAACGCCAGGCTCGTGA
- a CDS encoding glycosyltransferase family 1 protein: MTSEPLKLWIDGQCLQTHSRMRGIGRYVLDLLRSLSTHENDIELQVSLNAAMADSAMAARSLLADIVPAERIHVWHGKAEGGEADFGFTPWRKRSEIALVHHVNQLNPDVALSASPFEGALDPAVPYLGGPLATVRTAAIFYDAIPFRFPDKYMRDPRRQEYFNRRLSSYRDFDLAFTISDFSSGELRHFVNTTNDLYIGTGISNRFVELIDDSTERNDIAGEYLLYVGGFDWRKNIAIVPAALCMISKPLREKLKFVIAGDVGPVEEGELRNVWASCGLPADGIVFAGAVDDRTLVGLYKEALALVQPSFMEGFGLTALEAIACGTPAIAARAGALPEIVGDDALLFDPASPSDLAEKIEAVAVGKPNTRKLKELARDRIDAFSWSRVSERVVEGLRGLERRPAPPPRFGLVEALAVRKDEERDVATLMALAEPELIRPRLLVDASSTLIDDGKSGIQRVVRRICENMFPRRAKNEGKYISFCDDESGWYFAREWTGRAPPKQPSTRLLPQAGDTILMLDSSWIYHTLHPAFLRPALIKGGEVISCLYDTVPLRSAAFCHEGMPPAFSAWFQTALAYSTGFVCISRAVADELLDLLAGIRFPRPMKVGYWQLGADFAKGPTASKPARASTGAMRPRFLMVGTLEPRKGHRVALDAFEALWADGFDIELIIVGKTGWGTAYLDDRIRRHAEFGKRLHLHSQVDDGDLATLYTGCDALIAASFAEGFGLPIVEAGHFGKPVIASDIPVFREVGKGAAAASFFEAGSAAALGVAVKDFLNSTATAKTGDASWPTWSESATQLEDVVVGQKWYKLYEPKDPRPLALRTDLGTTRVMAPLEEEQRAHRLEFVEGPCATDDGAALKIVVNVTNLSDTVWSSLCAADGQLGVTLSYHALDAAGQSIQYNNARTNIPFVLVPGDTIYLAVNVPMSLKNSGTEFVEIELVQEGNCWFGNPLRVAL, from the coding sequence ATGACCAGCGAGCCATTGAAGCTGTGGATCGACGGCCAGTGCCTGCAGACGCATAGCCGGATGCGCGGCATTGGACGCTACGTCCTGGATCTGCTGCGCAGTCTTTCCACCCATGAGAACGACATCGAACTGCAGGTCTCGCTCAATGCCGCGATGGCCGATAGCGCAATGGCCGCGCGGTCGCTGCTTGCGGACATCGTTCCGGCGGAGCGTATTCACGTCTGGCACGGGAAAGCCGAGGGGGGCGAAGCCGACTTCGGATTCACGCCATGGCGCAAGCGCAGCGAAATAGCCCTTGTCCACCACGTCAATCAACTCAATCCGGACGTCGCCCTCTCCGCCAGTCCTTTCGAGGGTGCCCTGGACCCCGCGGTTCCCTACCTCGGCGGCCCCCTGGCGACAGTCAGAACGGCGGCCATATTCTATGACGCGATCCCGTTCCGGTTTCCCGACAAATATATGCGGGACCCCCGCCGGCAGGAATATTTCAATCGCCGCCTCTCCAGCTACAGGGACTTCGATCTCGCTTTCACGATTTCCGATTTTTCTTCCGGCGAATTGCGTCATTTCGTCAATACGACAAACGACCTGTACATCGGGACCGGAATATCGAACAGGTTCGTCGAGCTGATCGACGACAGCACGGAGCGCAACGATATCGCGGGCGAATACCTCCTTTACGTGGGCGGATTCGACTGGCGCAAGAACATCGCCATCGTTCCGGCCGCCTTGTGCATGATCTCCAAACCGTTGCGGGAAAAGCTGAAGTTCGTCATCGCCGGCGACGTCGGGCCTGTCGAGGAAGGCGAGTTGCGCAACGTATGGGCATCCTGTGGTTTGCCGGCCGACGGGATCGTGTTTGCCGGCGCGGTCGATGACCGCACGCTGGTTGGCCTCTACAAGGAGGCTCTTGCCCTGGTGCAACCCTCCTTCATGGAGGGTTTCGGACTGACGGCGCTGGAAGCGATCGCCTGCGGAACACCCGCGATAGCGGCCAGGGCCGGCGCGCTTCCGGAAATCGTCGGGGATGACGCGCTGCTCTTCGATCCCGCATCGCCCTCGGACCTCGCCGAAAAGATCGAAGCCGTCGCTGTAGGCAAGCCCAACACGCGCAAACTGAAGGAGCTGGCGCGGGACAGGATAGACGCTTTCAGCTGGAGCCGGGTTTCGGAGCGTGTCGTTGAGGGTCTGCGAGGCCTGGAACGTCGACCGGCACCGCCGCCGCGGTTCGGATTGGTCGAGGCACTCGCGGTCAGGAAAGATGAAGAGCGGGACGTCGCGACCTTGATGGCGCTCGCCGAGCCCGAACTCATCAGGCCGAGGCTGCTGGTGGATGCGAGCTCGACACTGATCGACGACGGCAAGAGCGGCATTCAACGGGTCGTTCGGCGGATCTGCGAAAACATGTTTCCGCGCCGAGCGAAGAACGAGGGCAAGTACATCTCGTTCTGTGACGACGAATCCGGTTGGTATTTCGCCCGGGAGTGGACCGGACGGGCGCCGCCCAAGCAGCCGTCAACCAGACTCCTGCCCCAGGCCGGCGATACGATCCTGATGCTGGACAGTTCGTGGATCTACCACACGCTGCATCCGGCATTCCTTCGCCCGGCCCTGATCAAGGGCGGCGAAGTCATTTCCTGTCTTTATGACACGGTTCCCCTGCGCTCGGCCGCCTTTTGCCATGAGGGCATGCCGCCCGCCTTCAGCGCATGGTTTCAGACGGCGCTGGCCTATTCGACGGGCTTTGTCTGCATCTCGCGCGCGGTCGCCGACGAATTGCTGGATCTGCTCGCGGGCATCCGGTTCCCGCGCCCGATGAAAGTCGGCTACTGGCAGCTTGGCGCGGACTTCGCCAAGGGGCCGACCGCATCCAAGCCGGCGCGCGCGAGCACAGGCGCGATGCGCCCCCGTTTCCTGATGGTCGGAACGCTGGAGCCGCGCAAAGGCCATCGCGTTGCGCTGGATGCCTTCGAGGCGTTGTGGGCCGACGGTTTTGACATCGAACTGATCATCGTCGGGAAAACCGGGTGGGGAACGGCGTATCTCGACGACCGCATCAGGCGCCATGCGGAGTTCGGCAAGCGCCTGCATCTGCACTCACAGGTCGACGATGGCGACCTGGCCACGCTTTACACTGGTTGCGACGCGCTGATCGCGGCCTCCTTCGCCGAAGGTTTCGGCCTGCCCATCGTCGAGGCGGGCCATTTCGGCAAGCCGGTGATAGCCAGCGACATTCCGGTGTTCCGGGAGGTGGGCAAGGGCGCGGCCGCCGCGTCCTTCTTCGAAGCCGGCTCTGCCGCCGCACTTGGCGTGGCGGTCAAGGACTTCCTGAACAGCACAGCCACGGCCAAGACCGGCGATGCCTCGTGGCCAACCTGGTCCGAGAGCGCCACACAGCTCGAAGATGTGGTCGTCGGGCAGAAATGGTACAAGCTCTACGAGCCGAAGGATCCAAGACCCCTCGCCCTGCGGACCGATCTCGGCACCACGCGGGTTATGGCGCCCCTCGAGGAAGAACAGCGCGCTCACCGTCTGGAGTTCGTGGAGGGCCCCTGCGCGACCGATGACGGCGCCGCGTTGAAGATCGTCGTCAATGTGACCAACCTCTCCGACACGGTCTGGTCGAGTCTCTGCGCAGCCGACGGACAGCTAGGCGTCACGCTGAGCTACCACGCGCTCGACGCTGCCGGCCAGTCAATCCAGTACAACAACGCGCGCACCAATATCCCGTTCGTTCTGGTGCCGGGCGACACGATCTACCTGGCTGTGAATGTACCGATGTCGCTGAAAAACAGCGGCACCGAATTCGTCGAAATTGAACTCGTCCAGGAGGGAAACTGTTGGTTCGGCAACCCTCTTCGCGTGGCGTTGTAG